Proteins co-encoded in one Dyella japonica A8 genomic window:
- the hflX gene encoding ribosome rescue GTPase HflX: protein MFDRQKKGERALLVLPHSRGMGDVERRAEEFAELVRSAGAEILGNIPARVDVPNPRYYIGTGKADEVAEAARALGADLVLIDHLLSPVQERNLEKHLGIRVVDRAGLILDIFAQRARSHEGKLEVELAQLKHLATRLVRGWTHLDAQRGGAIGNRGPGETQLETDRRLLAERVKMLTKRLEKVQTQRGQQRRARLRNTVPRVALVGYTNAGKSTLFNVLTEGEVFAANLLFATLDPTVRKLDGLSCGPAVLADTVGFIRELPHDLVAAFRGTLAEARDADLLLHVSDASDEERERLAQVVDNVLEEIDAGDLPQLRVMNKIDLAGTEPRIDRDADGRPTTVWLSAATGQGLDLLRQALGELLGGDRVQSELRLPHSAGRLHARLKAAGAIVGEVVDEEGWRLTIDAPRSVIAPLSGGGAVEAALLKDLLGTVEEPETL, encoded by the coding sequence GTGTTTGATCGTCAAAAGAAAGGCGAACGCGCCCTCCTGGTCCTGCCGCATTCCCGTGGCATGGGCGATGTGGAGCGCCGCGCCGAAGAATTCGCCGAACTGGTCCGTTCGGCCGGTGCCGAGATCCTCGGCAACATCCCCGCGCGCGTTGACGTGCCCAATCCCCGCTACTACATCGGCACCGGCAAGGCCGACGAGGTGGCCGAGGCCGCCCGTGCACTGGGCGCGGACCTGGTCCTGATCGACCACCTGCTGTCACCGGTGCAGGAGCGCAACCTCGAAAAACACCTTGGCATCCGCGTGGTGGACCGCGCGGGCCTGATCCTGGACATCTTCGCCCAGCGGGCCCGTTCCCACGAAGGCAAGCTCGAGGTGGAGCTGGCCCAGCTCAAGCACCTCGCGACGCGGCTGGTACGGGGCTGGACCCACCTTGACGCCCAGCGCGGCGGTGCCATCGGCAACCGCGGTCCCGGTGAAACCCAGCTGGAAACCGACCGCCGACTGTTGGCCGAGCGCGTGAAAATGCTCACCAAGCGCCTGGAGAAGGTGCAAACCCAGCGCGGGCAGCAGCGCCGCGCCCGCCTGCGCAACACGGTGCCCAGGGTCGCCTTGGTCGGCTACACCAATGCGGGCAAGTCGACCTTGTTCAACGTGCTGACCGAGGGTGAAGTGTTCGCTGCGAACCTGCTGTTCGCCACGCTGGACCCGACCGTGCGCAAGCTGGACGGGCTTTCCTGCGGCCCGGCGGTGCTGGCCGATACGGTGGGTTTCATCCGCGAACTGCCGCATGACCTGGTCGCGGCGTTCCGCGGCACGCTGGCCGAAGCGCGCGATGCCGACCTGCTGCTGCATGTGAGCGACGCGTCCGACGAGGAGCGCGAACGCCTTGCCCAGGTGGTCGACAACGTGCTGGAGGAAATCGACGCGGGCGATCTGCCGCAGTTGCGCGTGATGAACAAGATCGACCTGGCGGGCACCGAGCCGCGCATCGATCGGGACGCCGATGGCCGTCCCACCACGGTGTGGCTGTCGGCGGCCACCGGGCAGGGCCTGGATCTGCTGCGGCAGGCGCTGGGCGAACTGCTCGGCGGCGACCGCGTGCAATCCGAGTTGCGCCTGCCGCATTCGGCCGGACGCCTGCATGCCCGCCTCAAGGCGGCCGGCGCCATCGTCGGCGAAGTGGTGGACGAGGAGGGCTGGCGCCTGACCATCGACGCGCCGCGCAGCGTCATCGCCCCGCTGAGTGGTGGCGGGGCAGTCGAGGCGGCACTGCTGAAAGACCTGCTGGGTACGGTGGAAGAGCCGGAAACCCTGTAG
- the hfq gene encoding RNA chaperone Hfq: MSKGQSLQDPFLNALRRERVPVAIYLVNGIKLQGTIESFDQFVVLLRNQVSQMVYKHAISTVVPSRNVRVGNGHEGHEGSGTAEPEA, encoded by the coding sequence ATGTCCAAAGGGCAATCGTTGCAAGATCCATTTCTCAATGCACTGCGCCGCGAGCGCGTTCCGGTCGCCATCTACCTGGTCAATGGCATCAAGCTGCAAGGCACGATCGAATCGTTCGATCAGTTCGTCGTCCTGCTGCGCAACCAGGTGAGCCAGATGGTCTACAAGCACGCCATCTCCACCGTGGTTCCCAGCCGCAACGTCCGCGTCGGCAATGGCCACGAGGGGCACGAAGGTTCGGGTACGGCCGAGCCGGAAGCTTGA
- a CDS encoding carbonic anhydrase family protein has protein sequence MNHQNEGCCADASRRRLLGSTLGVAAFSAVGGVSWLLPGIAQAAALTKAQRDAMTPDQVIAMLKEGNERFRAGKMQGHDYLAQKRASAGGQYPAAVILGCIDSRAPTEIILDTGIGETFTARVAGNISNDDLLGSLEFACAVAGSKLVLVMGHTACGAIKGAIDGAKLGNLTGLLDKIKPAVDATQFSGERTSKNDAFVDAVAATNVRRTVEEIRHRSDVLAGLEKDGKLKIVGSMYYLVGGKVEFYA, from the coding sequence ATGAATCACCAGAACGAAGGCTGCTGCGCGGACGCTTCGCGCCGGAGGCTGCTGGGCTCGACGCTGGGTGTGGCGGCCTTTTCGGCGGTGGGTGGCGTGTCATGGCTGCTGCCCGGAATCGCCCAGGCCGCTGCCCTGACCAAGGCGCAGCGCGACGCGATGACCCCGGACCAGGTCATCGCCATGCTCAAGGAGGGCAACGAGCGCTTCCGCGCCGGCAAGATGCAGGGGCACGACTACCTGGCGCAGAAACGGGCCAGCGCGGGCGGGCAATATCCCGCGGCGGTCATCCTGGGCTGCATCGACTCGCGTGCGCCCACCGAGATCATCCTCGACACAGGTATTGGCGAAACGTTCACCGCGCGCGTCGCCGGCAATATCTCCAATGACGACTTGCTGGGCAGCCTGGAGTTCGCCTGCGCCGTCGCGGGCTCCAAGCTCGTGCTGGTGATGGGGCACACCGCCTGTGGCGCCATCAAGGGAGCCATCGATGGCGCCAAGCTGGGCAACCTCACCGGCCTGCTCGACAAGATCAAGCCCGCCGTGGACGCCACGCAGTTCAGCGGTGAGCGCACGAGCAAGAACGACGCCTTCGTGGATGCCGTGGCGGCGACCAACGTGCGCCGCACCGTCGAGGAGATACGCCACCGCAGCGACGTGCTGGCCGGGCTGGAGAAGGACGGCAAGCTCAAGATCGTCGGGTCGATGTACTACTTGGTGGGCGGCAAGGTGGAGTTCTACGCCTGA
- the miaA gene encoding tRNA (adenosine(37)-N6)-dimethylallyltransferase MiaA — MPIDQRPLAVFLMGPTASGKTALACALSDRFPVELVSVDSALVYRGLDIGSAKPDAATLARYPHRLIDIRDPTEPYSAADFRGDAVAAMQDITARGRIPLLVGGTGLYFRALQQGLSQLPQADPAVRERLTAQALLEGWPALHERLQQLDPSAAERIGPNDAQRIQRALEVIELTGRPLSEQQRGGHGERFPWRVLKLALVPGDRAPLHARIAQRFDAMLGDGFLDEVRALRARGDLHADLPAIRAVGYRQAWEHLDGQTSAAEFRDRGIFATRQLAKRQMTWLRSELDARVMDPERPDITRIGEDAMALFVGRRE, encoded by the coding sequence ATGCCGATCGATCAGCGCCCACTCGCCGTGTTCCTGATGGGCCCGACCGCGTCGGGCAAGACCGCGCTCGCCTGCGCGCTGAGCGACCGGTTTCCCGTCGAACTGGTGAGCGTGGATTCGGCCCTCGTCTATCGCGGGCTGGACATCGGCTCGGCCAAGCCCGACGCGGCGACGCTGGCGCGTTACCCGCATCGGCTGATCGATATCCGCGATCCCACCGAACCGTATTCGGCGGCGGATTTCCGCGGAGATGCCGTCGCCGCCATGCAGGACATCACGGCCAGGGGCAGGATCCCGCTGCTCGTCGGCGGCACGGGGCTGTATTTCCGTGCGCTGCAGCAGGGGCTTTCCCAGTTGCCGCAGGCCGACCCCGCCGTCCGCGAACGTCTCACCGCGCAAGCGTTGCTCGAAGGCTGGCCCGCGTTGCACGAGCGGCTGCAGCAGCTGGATCCGTCCGCGGCGGAGCGCATCGGCCCCAACGACGCCCAGCGCATCCAGCGTGCGCTGGAAGTGATCGAGCTCACCGGGCGCCCCTTGTCGGAGCAGCAACGCGGCGGCCATGGCGAGCGCTTTCCGTGGCGCGTGCTCAAGCTGGCGCTGGTGCCGGGCGACCGCGCGCCGCTGCACGCCAGGATCGCGCAGCGCTTCGACGCCATGCTGGGGGACGGTTTCCTGGACGAGGTGCGTGCGCTGCGCGCGCGCGGCGACCTGCATGCCGATCTTCCCGCCATCCGGGCCGTGGGCTACCGCCAGGCCTGGGAACATCTGGATGGCCAAACGAGCGCCGCAGAGTTTCGCGATCGCGGCATTTTCGCGACCCGGCAGCTGGCAAAGCGGCAGATGACCTGGTTGCGCAGCGAGCTGGACGCGCGGGTGATGGACCCGGAAAGGCCGGATATCACGCGTATCGGGGAGGATGCGATGGCGCTGTTCGTGGGACGTCGCGAATAG